GGTATTGCTTTACTAAATACGCTTCGTTATAACAGAGGATTAACAAATCTGGCCGCTACTGCAGTTTTGGCAACAGAAGTGACAAAGGAATACAGGAAAGAATTTATGGGTGAGGGACAGTTGTTCTTTTATTACAAAAGAAATAATACCACTGCAATACCAAATGGCTCAGCAGCTTCCGGAAATATTGCAATGGGAGCGCTTCAATATGTTGTGCCTTTGCCGGATGCCGAAATCAACTTTCAATAATTTAAAAAGATAAACATGAAAAAAATATTGATTTTAAGCTTTGCATTTTTATTCTTTTTAGGATTTACTTCATGCAATCAGGAAGAAATAGAAACCTATCACAATACAGATAACATTTATTTTTCGCCATCTGTTTTTGCAATTCCTGTAAATGGGATGGTAATTATGACAGATAGTACAGGATTTAGTTTTGCACTGGATAAAGCAGCAGTAGTAGAGCGTATTTACAAAATTCCCATTAGAGTACAAGGAAAGGTAAGTGATGTAGACAGAAAAATAAAAGTTGCAATCGATTCAAAAAGTACAGCCATAGAAGGAACTCATTTTAAGCTTCCGGATAATATTGTTATGCATGCCGGTAAAGAACTTGACTCACTTGAGGTGAAAGTGTTTAGAACTGCTGATATGAAAACGAATAGCTTTTTGCTAATCTTAAATTTAGAAGAAAACGAATCGTTTACTACTAATATGAAAAGCAAGGTAATCAACCCGCTTACCAACAAAACCATGAGTCATATTTCATACAAATTAACATTTGATGATAAGTTATCGCAGCCGCCAGGATGGTTTGCAGGCTTTTTAGGTGTTTTTACAGCAAAGAAATTTTTCTTAATGTGCGATTTAATGCATTTAGAACCAAGTATGTTTAATCAGAAGTTGGGATCATTGGGATTGACAATTCCCGATATTCAGTATTATCAAAACTATATGAAACGCTATCTGGCAGATCAAAAAGCAGCGGGAAATATTATTTATGAAGATGATGGAAAAGAAATGATCTTTCCTTAAAACGCATTTATTTTAAACTAAAAAATATAACAAGATGTTAAAAAATATAAAAATTCATTTAGCTCTTTCGGCATTGCTTGTTTTGGTTTGCAGTTGTGCCGATGATGAAGGAAATTACAATTATAACCCAATCAACGAGATCAACGCAACCGGAATAGAAGCATCGTATACCGCTTATACAGGTGAAAAACTTAAAATTACACCAAATTTAAATGCGACCTTAGACGATAGTACCGATCCTGACCGCTATACTTATGAATGGGTAGCTATCAATCCGGTAAAACTTGTAATGGATTCTAAAACTGTGATAGGTACAAATAAAAATTTTGATGCCGAATTAAAGTTACCACCTGCAAAATATACCGTTTATTATTTTGTAAAAGACAAAGTGACCGGAATAACCTGGAAGCATGAGCCTTTTACTTTAAATGTTGTTTCTTCCATTTATGAAGGTTGGATGATTATTGGTGATGTTGACGGAAAACCACGTCTGGATATGATATCAATTCTTCCTGGCGTAGCAACGCCGCGTATTATTACAGATGTATTAGATGCTACAGGTTCAGCTCTTAAGTTAACAGGAAAAGCAGTAGATGTAGAATGTTTTAATCAACCCATATCTTCACCACTAATTTATGGAATTTACGTAACTACAACAGAAAACGGAACAGCAAGATTAGATCCGGATTCTTTTGGATGGACACTAGCGCAAAATTTAGCGTATGAAACCGTAGGAGGATCGCTGCCTACCAATTTTGGAGTCGATTTTATGAAATCTAATGGAAGCGGAGAAAATTTGATTTATAGTAAAGGAGATATTTACTACTATTACAGGGTATTGCAAATCAAATACGGTCTGCCCCAAAACAAATTAGAATCTGAAACTAAAACTTTTTATGCAGCGC
The sequence above is drawn from the Flavobacterium sp. N2038 genome and encodes:
- a CDS encoding PKD-like family lipoprotein: MLKNIKIHLALSALLVLVCSCADDEGNYNYNPINEINATGIEASYTAYTGEKLKITPNLNATLDDSTDPDRYTYEWVAINPVKLVMDSKTVIGTNKNFDAELKLPPAKYTVYYFVKDKVTGITWKHEPFTLNVVSSIYEGWMIIGDVDGKPRLDMISILPGVATPRIITDVLDATGSALKLTGKAVDVECFNQPISSPLIYGIYVTTTENGTARLDPDSFGWTLAQNLAYETVGGSLPTNFGVDFMKSNGSGENLIYSKGDIYYYYRVLQIKYGLPQNKLESETKTFYAAPFIAENGGTFGTPVFYDQTARRFVRYSTSKGTCAPMPPVTGSDTALDWNNTNSDLIYMTTSAFNQDENFAILKNLTSGKFNLLRFNRALAQVYYKEILNAPDFDKATKFAVSPDSGYLFYAVGGKLYEYDNGTQTAKLMLDKGAEEITYINFNPRATNKNKYLIVGSYGTTGKLELYQVPPVNGNLILLNKYEGLCKIVDVAYRGR
- a CDS encoding DUF4843 domain-containing protein, whose protein sequence is MKKILILSFAFLFFLGFTSCNQEEIETYHNTDNIYFSPSVFAIPVNGMVIMTDSTGFSFALDKAAVVERIYKIPIRVQGKVSDVDRKIKVAIDSKSTAIEGTHFKLPDNIVMHAGKELDSLEVKVFRTADMKTNSFLLILNLEENESFTTNMKSKVINPLTNKTMSHISYKLTFDDKLSQPPGWFAGFLGVFTAKKFFLMCDLMHLEPSMFNQKLGSLGLTIPDIQYYQNYMKRYLADQKAAGNIIYEDDGKEMIFP